One genomic region from Ornithinimicrobium flavum encodes:
- a CDS encoding DNA polymerase III subunit delta' codes for MSATGVFDQLVGQDRVVGTLHRAASVAGAMTHAWLFTGPPGSGRSVAARTFAAALQCEREDDPGCGRCQPCRMVLAGSHPDVRIVDTEQTFIKVEEARALVVEAQARPSIGRWRVIVVEDADRLNDHSANTLLKSLEEPTARTVWMLCAPTLEDVLVTIRSRCRHVRLGTPPAAAVAELLVRRDGVDPSMAHYAARAAQSHIGIARRLATDEHARARRREIVSIPLSLHSLGDALRAAQDLVQEAGDGARATSEDYAQEQRHELLAQIGADPSARSQPPSVRAHLKRLDERLRAEARRQQHDSIDAALTDLASAYRDALMVSTGAPVERINTSDPEQVERLARAFSPEGLLGALETIGLARQRLIANGAPLLVLEAMMIGLTLPGSD; via the coding sequence GTGAGCGCCACCGGGGTCTTCGACCAGCTGGTGGGCCAGGACCGGGTGGTGGGCACGCTGCACCGCGCGGCGTCCGTGGCGGGGGCCATGACTCACGCCTGGTTGTTCACGGGCCCGCCGGGGTCGGGGCGGTCGGTGGCCGCCCGCACCTTCGCCGCGGCCCTGCAGTGCGAGCGGGAGGACGACCCGGGGTGCGGGCGGTGCCAGCCCTGCCGCATGGTCCTGGCCGGGAGCCACCCCGACGTGCGCATCGTGGACACCGAGCAGACCTTCATCAAGGTCGAGGAGGCCCGGGCGCTGGTGGTCGAGGCCCAGGCCCGGCCCAGCATCGGCCGGTGGCGGGTCATCGTCGTCGAGGACGCAGACCGGCTCAACGACCACTCCGCCAACACCCTGCTCAAGTCGCTCGAGGAGCCGACGGCGCGCACGGTGTGGATGCTGTGCGCCCCCACCCTCGAGGACGTCCTGGTGACCATCCGGTCCCGCTGCCGGCACGTGCGCCTGGGCACCCCGCCGGCGGCCGCGGTCGCCGAGCTGCTGGTCCGGCGTGACGGGGTGGACCCCTCGATGGCCCACTACGCCGCCCGGGCCGCCCAGAGCCACATCGGGATCGCGCGCCGGCTCGCGACCGACGAGCACGCGCGCGCCCGGCGGCGCGAGATCGTCTCGATCCCCCTGTCGCTGCACTCCCTGGGCGATGCGCTGCGCGCCGCCCAGGATCTCGTCCAGGAGGCCGGGGACGGGGCTCGGGCGACGTCGGAGGACTACGCCCAGGAGCAGCGGCACGAGCTCCTGGCCCAGATCGGCGCGGACCCCTCCGCCCGGTCGCAGCCCCCCTCGGTGCGGGCGCACCTCAAGCGCCTCGACGAGCGGCTCCGGGCCGAGGCCCGGCGCCAGCAGCACGACAGCATCGACGCGGCGCTCACCGACCTCGCCTCCGCCTACCGGGACGCCCTCATGGTGTCGACGGGGGCGCCGGTGGAGCGCATCAACACCAGCGACCCCGAGCAGGTCGAGCGCCTCGCGCGGGCCTTCTCCCCCGAGGGTCTGCTGGGGGCGCTGGAGACCATCGGCCTCGCACGGCAGCGGCTCATCGCCAACGGCGCGCCGCTGCTCGTCCTCGAGGCGATGATGATCGGCCTGACGCTGCCCGGCAGCGACTGA